One genomic segment of Panicum virgatum strain AP13 chromosome 2N, P.virgatum_v5, whole genome shotgun sequence includes these proteins:
- the LOC120659842 gene encoding putative lipid-transfer protein DIR1 — protein MATTGKSLAAAGLLVAAVAVAVLAGAAPAAAVCNMSNEQFMSCQPAAARTTDPPAPPSKACCDALGGADLGCLCGYKNSPWMGLYNIDPERAMELPAKCGLAKPANC, from the coding sequence ATGGCCACCACCGGCAagtcgctggccgccgccgggctcctggtcgccgccgtggcggtggccgtcctcgccggcgccgccccggcggcggcggtgtgcaaCATGAGCAACGAGCAGTTCATGTCGtgccagccggcggcggcgaggacgacggacccgccggcgccgccgtcgaagGCGTGCTGCGACGCGCTGGGCGGCGCCGACCTCGGGTGCCTGTGCGGGTACAAGAACTCGCCGTGGATGGGCTTGTACAACATCGACCCCGAGCGCGCCATGGAGCTGCCGGCCAAGTGCGGCCTCGCCAAGCCCGCCAACTGCTGA
- the LOC120659843 gene encoding putative lipid-transfer protein DIR1, with translation MAKAQAMGALLTILVVLAMSSEVAHGICNLSSDGIRACQPAAAIRNPTDQPSAACCAALAGADLPCLCRYKNAAGVWVRFYRIDINRAMGLPGKCGLAMPANC, from the coding sequence ATGGCAAAGGCTCAGGCAATGGGCGCGCTGCTGACCATCTTGGTGGTCCTCGCCATGTCCTCCGAGGTGGCGCACGGCATCTGCAACCTGTCGAGCGACGGCATCCGGGCGTGCCAGCCGGCGGCCGCCATCCGCAACCCGACCGATCAGCCCTCGGCGGCGTGCTGCGCCGCCCTGGCCGGGGCCGACCTGCCGTGCCTGTGCCGGTACAAGAACGCCGCCGGCGTGTGGGTGAGGTTCTACAGGATCGACATCAACCGCGCCATGGGGCTGCCCGGCAAATGCGGCCTCGCCATGCCGGCCAACTGCTGA
- the LOC120659844 gene encoding putative lipid-transfer protein DIR1, whose protein sequence is MAKAQALAALLLAMVVALAAMEGAHAICGMANEDFKLCQAAASVNDPTDSPSAECCAALGKADLGCICRYRGVAGIWMRIYHIDPSRAMALPGKCGLTMPSNCS, encoded by the coding sequence ATGGCAAAAGCACAGGCACTAGCTGCACTGCTCCTTGCCATGGTAGTGGCGCTCGCCGCAATGGAGGGCGCCCACGCCATCTGCGGCATGGCGAACGAGGACTTCAAGCTGTGCCAGGCCGCGGCGTCCGTGAATGACCCGACCGACAGCCCGTCGGCGGAGTGCTGCGCCGCGCTGGGTAAGGCCGACCTGGGGTGCATCTGCCGCTACCGGGGCGTCGCCGGCATCTGGATGAGGATCTACCACATCGACCCCAGCCGCGCCATGGCGCTGCCGGGCAAGTGCGGCCTCACCATGCCCAGCAACTGCTCGTGA